The sequence AGGGCGAGGCCGATGGCGAGGCCGAGGATGATCAGCGGGGCCAGGAAGTCGCCGTACGTCGAGCCCGCGTCCACCTGGGTGAGCAGCGCCAGCGCCAGCGTGCCGAGGACCATGCCCGCGCTGACCGTCCACTTCATGCCGACGCGCGGGGTGAGCCAGCCGGTGAGGCCCGAGCCGACGAACACCGCGCCGGCCAGCGGCAGCATCCGTACGCCGGTCTCCAGGGCGTCGTAGCCGAGGACGAACTGGAGGTGCTGGGTCAGGAAGTAGAACGCGCCGAAGACGGCCAGGAAGAACAGGGCGACGGCCAGGTTGGAGCCGGCGAAGCGGCGGTGCGCGAAGCGGCGGACGTCCAGGATCGGGCGCGGGTGGCGCAGCTCCCACAGGACGAAGGCGATCAGGCCGACACCCGCGATCACGGCGGCGGCGACGGCCTTGCCGCTCCAGCCGAAGTGCGGGCCCTGGATGATCATGTAGACCAGCGAGCCGGTCCAGATCACGGACAGCAGGCCGCCGACGTAGTCGATGCGGTCGTGGTGGCCGGCCTTGGACGGCGGGACCAGGACGAAGGCGGCGACGAGGGCGACGAGCGCGATCGGCACGTTGATCAGGAAGGTCGAGGACCAGCCGTGGCCGCGCAGCAGCGCGCCGGCGACCACCGGGCCCGCGGCGATGGCGAGGCCCGCCGTCGCGGTCCACAGCACGATCGCCTTGGCCCGCTCGGCCCGCGGGAAGGTCGCCGCGAGCAGCGACAGCGTGGCCGGCATGATCAGCGCCGCGCCGACGCCCATCACCGCGCGCGCCGCGATCACGGTCGCCGCGCTGTCCGCGAGGTAGCCGAAGACGGCGCCGCCGGCGAAGACCAGCAGGCCGAGCACGAGCGCCCCGCGCCGGCTGTACTTGTCGCCGATCGCGCCGAGCAGCAGCATCAGCGCCGCGTAGGGCACGGTGTAGCCGTCGATCACCCACTGGAGGTCGGCGCTGGAGAGCCCGAGGTCCTTCGTCATGTCGGGCGCCGCGACCGTGAGGGCGGTGTTGGCCATCACGATGATCAGCAGGCTCAGGCAGAGCACCAGCAGGGCCCACCAGCGCCGGGCGTAGGGGCGCTCCATCTTCTCGACCGGTTCGGTCATGACGAGTCGCATGGCAGGGGTTTGCCTTCCTCAGGTTCGCGACGGACTTGCACATCATCGTGCAATTGCACAACGATGTGCAATGTACGCCGTTACACAGTGCTGTGCAAGTCGGGTGAGGAAGTGCAGAATGGCCCCCATGACCACGGGTAACCCCAGCCGCGCCGACGCCAACCGTCGCCGCATCCTCGACGTCGCCCTCGCCGAGCTGCTGCGCGACCCGGACGCGTCGATGGACCAGATCGCGCGCGCCGCCGGAGTCGTACGACGGACCGTGTACGGCCACTTCCCCAGCCGGGAGGCGCTGATCAGCACCCTGATCGACGAGGCGGTGCAGGCGCTCGCGGACGCGGACGCGGCGGGGCGCACCGGGGTCAGGGACCCGGCGGAGGCGCTGGCCCGCTCCGTGCTGGCGCTGTGGGCGACCGCCGACCGCTACCGGCTGCTGATCGCCCTCGCCCAGCGCACGGTCACCGTCCAGGGCATCCGCGAACGGCTCGCCCCGGTCCGCGCGGCCAAGGTCCGGGTGCTCCAACAGGGCCTGGAGGACGGCGTGTTCAGCTCACCGCTGCCCGCACCGGCGCTCGCCTATGTGCACGAGCAGACGCTCTTCGCGGTCATGGAGGCGGTCAACGACGGCCTCCTGGCGACGGAACAGGCGGGCCGCGCCGCCACGGTCACCGTCCTGACCGCGGCGGGTGTACCCGCCTCGCTGGCCACCGCCCTGGTGACCAAGGTGAGTGCGGACCTGTAGCCCACGACAGGGCGAGTCCGCGCCCGCGGGTCCGTGAACGGCCGGATGCCCGGCCCCGGTTCAGGCGGAGCCGGACATCCGGAGAAGGAGGGGCCGAAAAGTCGGCCGACCGGGGGCTATGCCGTGGCCAGCCGCTCCTCCCGGGGCTCGGGGGCCCCGGCCACGGTACCCGCCGTCACGTCCATCACGGTCTCGTCGAACGGCAGTTCACCGGAGAGCACCTTGGCCACCCGCGCCGTGTCGATCTCCTTGGTCCAGGTGCCCACCAGCACCGTGGCGATCGCGTTGCCCGCGAAGTTCGTCAGGGCCCGTGCCTCGCTCATGAACCGGTCGATGCCGACGATGAGTCCGACGCCGTCCACCAGCGCGGGCTTGTGCGACTGGAGGCCGCCGGCCAGCGTGGCGAGGCCCGCGCCGCTGACGCCCGCCGCGCCCTTCGACGCCAGCAGCAGGAAGAGCAGCAGCGGGACCTGCTCGCCGACCGACATCGGGG is a genomic window of Streptomyces sp. WP-1 containing:
- a CDS encoding TetR/AcrR family transcriptional regulator, coding for MAPMTTGNPSRADANRRRILDVALAELLRDPDASMDQIARAAGVVRRTVYGHFPSREALISTLIDEAVQALADADAAGRTGVRDPAEALARSVLALWATADRYRLLIALAQRTVTVQGIRERLAPVRAAKVRVLQQGLEDGVFSSPLPAPALAYVHEQTLFAVMEAVNDGLLATEQAGRAATVTVLTAAGVPASLATALVTKVSADL
- a CDS encoding MFS transporter — translated: MRLVMTEPVEKMERPYARRWWALLVLCLSLLIIVMANTALTVAAPDMTKDLGLSSADLQWVIDGYTVPYAALMLLLGAIGDKYSRRGALVLGLLVFAGGAVFGYLADSAATVIAARAVMGVGAALIMPATLSLLAATFPRAERAKAIVLWTATAGLAIAAGPVVAGALLRGHGWSSTFLINVPIALVALVAAFVLVPPSKAGHHDRIDYVGGLLSVIWTGSLVYMIIQGPHFGWSGKAVAAAVIAGVGLIAFVLWELRHPRPILDVRRFAHRRFAGSNLAVALFFLAVFGAFYFLTQHLQFVLGYDALETGVRMLPLAGAVFVGSGLTGWLTPRVGMKWTVSAGMVLGTLALALLTQVDAGSTYGDFLAPLIILGLAIGLALSPCTDAIMGAFPESELGVGGAVNDTSLELGGSLGIAILGSLLATSYGNHLTDATAGSKLPPSALETAQDSVGAGYAVAQGIADKAHQAAAQAAHASSPQQAAALKQQATELAAGAHRMADAVGSSFSSAVAHTSLVGAVILGVGTVLVAFLLPRRAATEEVKEAEKELAETTTG